atctaTAAGCAAAGGACAACTGCCACTAGCGAAATCTTTTAAGTGtcggaaaaaatattaaagattcaaaatgtctttattttcttaaataaaaacttaaaataaagtTTGTAtcgaataaaaattcaaaataaacattGTTTCAAgtaaagatttgaaatgaatatgccaatctcaAAAGACCTCACCAACTGATCAAGGGCTTACTatcatttaattcttttattttcttttatttttcaattttttctttctaaaaaatatacaatctcgaaaaataaatataaaaaaagcaagaactgaactgaaatgaaaaaggaaaaatcattgGCCCTCTCGCTGATGGGGCATTGACCATGCCAAGCTAGGCGAGGTTGCTAGCGCCTTGTTGAGGACCATCAACTAAAGGTGATGGTCGCTAGTCCGAGCCCATCCGTGATAAGGCGATAGCCATAGGTCGGGGAGGGCAACCCTCCCTGCTTGtatttgttttttatgtttaagttgttatcttttctttttcttttttgagtttatttttctacttggaaaggaaaaaaatatgagGGTAAAGGATAAATATGGCATTCACTAGTCGATGAGGTCGAGCCTTTTTTTTAAACGAATATTGCTACTTTAGAcccatatttgaaataaaatcaattttaggtccttatttttaaaaaaaaaaaaaaaaaataaggcaTTTCAGACacttatttggaaaaatgataGCACTTTCTACCATTATTTAAAGTATGATCTAgttcaagcctttatttgaaaaaatgaaaacattcaaatattatttaaaattttccctgaGTGTTGCACatgttatgaaattttttatttaaatcataaccATTACTTCCGACCAAAAAATGGCTAATAATACAAAGACCACAAAATTATGTATACTCTGACACACATACCTGAACTTGTTCTTAACAGAGACACTAAATTTCCCAATTGTGACATTAATACCTTATACTTTTTTTGGTATAACGAAAAAATCCAAATGAATACATGTGTACACACCAGGTGCAAGAAAAAGTTTGGAATATTTGTATCATGATggatataatttaaatttttttgtgacgtgaaaaaatGTGGACTTCCTAATTTATAACTATtgcttttgaccaaaaaaaaaagaaaaaaaaagaatcatgacTACTTTACATATCTCAAGGTACAAAAATTCAACCACTGGGGTTCGCCTCAGCGGCCActcttccaacttggaagggggaggttgggggttcaaatccccaccttctcaggggagTTTGGagtggggacgatttcatttcaagagtgggtttccgactcccacgccctgcaaggaggcaaaggcaaaagtctgagagtgagtgttagagttggattagagtaggaccgacaaaaaaaaaaggtacaaaAATTCGGGGTTGCAAGCTCATCACCATTACCCTGTCAAAATATTTGTAATGAAAAAGCCTCATCACATGAGGTACATCGCAATTATGCAACGTATGTGGGACCATTCAAAAGTTAATGAGAATCGAACTCATTACTTTGTGGATGACAAGTGACCTATTTATTATTACACAATCACCTCGGTGATGAAATGTATTGGTTGAGGTAAGTTCTTCATATGTAATACAAACTAGCGATTCTAGCATGTCATGCACAATTAGGcgattttgtttgtgtttctgttcaaaaagtGTTCCAGAGAATGGatatagaaaaaactatttctattatgggaaacaattttttaccaGAAATACgcatttagtaaacttgttccgagaataaaaaatgaatagaaacacgtttggtaaatttgtatttctttttcttttaattttttaatatttttatttttttcttcttttggccagtcaccggcctcggccatggcttgGCCAGTGACAGACgtgggccggcagcctcgccttggctgggcgagctcaggCTCGTTGAGCCTCGCCCCACGCCGGCGAcgctcgacctcgccgccctcgacGGCGATGGCCATGGCTAAGGCCagcgatcggccaaagaaaaaaaagaagaaaagaagaagaaaaaataacattttattctttcaattcttcaaaagtgtttcggaaccaaaaaaaaaatgttctttatttctgttctaattttgttcccgagcaaaataatagattttaaaCAAAACACGAACAAAagcgtttttgttctttatttgttctcgagaacaaaaaaaacagaaaatctgttcatgaacaacaaaaagaaacacaaacatgcaaGCCCTTAGTAATTCATATTTTCGTATCATGTCGTAATTGTATCATTTTAAGTTGGGATTTGGCTCTCGACACATTTATTGTTTGTGTTGAATTTTACGAAGAATATCAACTTTCCGCATTTGCTCCCTTTCTATTTATAGTCAAATTTAAATGTAACTCGAACACCACACGGAAGCAGGGCAACTTTTCTTACTGATATTGGGTGTATAATCCTCCACCCACTTTGACTTTGTTGCGAATTATGTGCAAGTGAAATTTCCGCGAGTGTACGTCACATAACTAAAATAGGCTTATCCTTATATAAAGTCAATATGATTTTATAATGCTACTTAGATGATGGCTGAGTGGGAAACGAGTCACTTTTTCACGAGGTCACTAATTTGATTTATGTTGTGAACGGACATTTAGGATTTGCTTGTGCGGCGTTGCTAAATTGCGTTATATGGAGAGATTTCCTAACTGCTAATGCGTTGATGGCCTTGCTGGCATGTTGGCGAGCATAACAAAGTAACCATAACTAAAATCAAACACTTCAGATTTGATGGTGTAAACCGTTAGGATAATGCCTGCAAGAAATCTTTAGCATTGATCGATCCGCCCCAACCTTGTTACCGATATGCCTCTGTAATAATCACAGTGGATGGGTGAGGACTATCATGCCTTTGCGGGACtaattaaaattggaaaatgcaaaaacatgtAAAAGACTACCTTTTGATAAGTGCAACGGAAATTGCAAAACTCGCCAGAAAAGTGTTCTTGAACTATTAAAAAGTGTactcaagttttaaaatttatcaaatttatataGTTAATCATGTCAAATTTAACTAACGAAAAATTATAACGtagttttttttccctctcctaTGTTTTGTTAAGGTTAACTGAAGCTCCAAAAGAAGTCATTTTGATCATAATCTTAATCTTTACacaaattttaattaacttaggttaaaaaatctcaatgaaGACGAActaaagaaccaaaaaaaaaaaaagaagctctAAAAGAAGTCATTTTGATCATAATCTTAATTTTTACACGAATTTTAATTAACTTAcattaaaaatctcaatttcttttcaagaagaagacaaactaaaaaaccgaaaaaaaaggcaatttaAAAAAACCACTGGAAGCGCCTCGTTTTCTTGTTATCAATGGTGCATTGATATGGGCCAGCGACCCTCACCCATCACAAGATCATCACACCTTGACTAAAATCGAGAGAGGGGCCCTCAACCAGACATGGGAGAGGGCCTTTGATTTTTGTCCAAATGCAAACCCTTGCCTATGGCGGGCGAACGTCGCCAATGCCCCATCGACAATGGGAGGGTGGTTATTGGTTAGGCCCTCTCATTACCAATAACCACCCTCCCATtgatatttgtttttctttttacaaattctttcatattaattttttaatttaatttaactaaaatctaggcttttgtttaaaatttaacTAAACTCTAGGGTTTTGTTTATCGAAACTAAAATTCAGgttaaaaaattgagattttgaacaaaacgtGGATGCCACGTCACTTATCCCTtgtctttttaaattttgagagCAAGACCAAACACTAAAAGGGGAACGAACGAAGGATGTGGAGAGTGGGATTTGAACCCACGCCCTTTCGGACCAGAACCTTAATCTGGCGCCTTAGACCAACTCGGCCATCTCCACCCTGTTGCGTGTTTTTTTCAGATAATTCTATATCAATATTCCTTATTTCGTACACATAAATCTTCGTCCAACCTTGTAGCAGCCTTCGCTTTCGTTTCATGAGACCTTCGCTGCGCCATCAATGGCTGACCCCTCTCCTCCATGCGAGAATCACTCTCCCCTCCGTCCCACACCAATCCCATCTCTCCACTTCAAGCCCGTTCCCTCACCTCTGTCAAGGCCTCTCTCGCTTCGCTCTCTCCGCATCGCCCAGACGCGGCGTCGCCACCGTCCCCGTCCCCGTCCGAGCACCCGGCGGACCCCCCTGGAGTTCCACGGTCCGGAACATCGATGTCGAAGAGGACCCTCTTCGGGTTATTTGCTTTTTCAGCGACGCCCAAAGGTTCAGGCGAAGTGGGTATCTCAGGGACCCTTACGTGTATGCTTCCCTGATCAAAGCCTGTAACAAGCTGTCCGCCACCCTGTTGGGAAAGTCGGTTCATTGCTGGGTTTTGAGGCGTGGCTTGGGTGACAATGTGAATGTGTCGAATAGCTTGATGCACTTGTACTTGAGCTCGAGGAGGTTCGCGGGTTACGCTCGTGCGCTGTTCGATGGAATTCCTGAGAGAACTGTCGTCACGGTGAACTGCATGATTTCCGGGCTTATGAAGAATGGGGATTTCGCTGCTGGTTTGAGTTTGTTCAGACGAGTTCTGGGTTGTTCTTTTGGGGCGGTTTTGAGGCCAAATCATGTCACTTTGGTGACTGTGATAGGCGGCTGTGTTGAATTCGGGCAATTTAAAGTGGGGAAGGTCTCTCATGCATATTGTTGGAAGGTGGGATTGGTTGTGATGATCGAGGTATCTAATGCTCTCATGGATTTGTATGCAAAATCAGGGTTTATGGATGATGCGGACATGATATTTAGTACTGTGACGTGCAAGGATCTTGTTTCGTGGAATACTATGCTTGCAGGGTATGCTAGGGATCATAACTTCACTAAAGCTCGGGCTTTGTTCAAAGAGATGAGAGCCCAAAACATGCTGTGTGACAAAGTGTCCTTGATTAGCATGCTCGTGGCCTGTGCTAATAGTAGGAATTGTTATACAGGGAGGGCAATACATGCTTTTATAAAAACGAGGGGAGTGGAGGTGTCAGGTGCTCTTGGGGCCGCACTAATTAGCATGTATTCGAAATCTGGATTGATAGACTGTGGTAAAAATGTCTTTGATGAATTATCGCATCATGATCTCGCATCTCTGAATTCCATGATTCATGCTTATGTAGAATGTGGACGAAGTCTCGAGGCAATTAGTTTCATCCATGCTATTCGTTCTAGTAAACTAAAACCAGATGAAATGACAATGCTAGGTCTTGTCTCTGCTTGCCGAAATTCTGGAGAGATGTGTCACAGTATTGACGTGGAATCCTTTTTCAATCAGAACGATCATCTCCACGGAAGTATTGTACTGCAAAATGCGTTGATAGATATGTTTGCAAAGTGCGGCTGCATGCcaaaagctaaatctgttctcCGGAATATGGTCAAAAGGGATATTGTCTCGTGGACATCTATTATATCGGGTCATGCCATCAATGGTGAAGGAAAGGAAGCTCTTGCTGCGTTTCAGCAAATGGTTGCTGAGAATGTAGTGCCAAACTCTGTTACATTCATCACAGTTTTGTCAGCATGTGCCCATTCTGGCTTGGTTGACGAAGGTCGAAGGTTGTACGAAACTATGCGTCACGAGTACCATATTGAACCCGAGATCGAGCACTGTGGATGTATGGTCGACATGTTTGCACGAGCAGGTCTGTTGGAGGAGGCATACAAGTTTGTGACCAACATGCCTGTAGAGTGTAATGCTGTTATTTGGAGAACTTTAATAAATGGGTGCAGAGCTTATGGTGATTTTGATTTTGGGGTAGACTTGGTAATTAGGCTTATGGATAGAAAGGCAAAGAAGGATGCTGAGGATCATGTTGCTTTGTCTAATATTTTTGCTGAAGCAGGGAGATGGAATGATGTTCTCAAGGAAAGAGGCTCAATGGCTGCACGAAAAGCTCATAAAACGCCAGGGAAAAGCTTGGTACCGAGTTCAACATAGGTGTACAAATGATGAGCAGAGGTGGTCACGGTGAAGTAGTAGAAGGGTTGGTGCTAGTGATTCAGTATGCTTATCGAGATCAACAGTGAGCGCTACCAACTTTCTACGAGCAGCTTACATACATTGTGTTCGATGTGCAAGAGCTTTTCCAGACGCAGGAACGACCAATGCACTTGCTCGGGATGAGGACTTTTGAATGCTTTCAAAAGTTCCAGCCGGAAAGTGAAGATGTTGGGTAACGAATTTCAACGGGCGACCCCATAATCCGCGGTTAGCTTGCTTGAACCAGCGCAAAGAGTGACATTCCATGGGAGGAGGAAACGCCATCAAATGCATATCGAAGAGTCGATTATGTTCCCCTATCTTAGCTCAGGGAGACAAAATGATAAGTCGCACCAGATTACAGAGGATTTGTATATTTGCGACTCGAGCAAACATCACCGTTGAATATCTGACATTTTGCAGCACTATCTCAGTTTCTCGCTGATTAATGTGTTGAATATTGCTATAAGTGAGCAGAATTTGGTGTGATTGTGACACGAAAATAGGAGCAAAGGCCGCTCTCTCTATGCTTGAATCTTTGTAATGATGGATTCCCGAGTAGAAGGAGATAATGCCTTTCTTGATTTCTTGATGATTGCAAGTACCACTTTAATCtcttgaaaaggaaagtgaTGCAGTGAAGGCAACTAATGCGCAGAACTCGACTCCTGGATTTGAACTCTGTTAAGAAGTGATGAATGATAACTTTGGACACGCGAGGCCTATGATTTTtgctgaaaagaaaattatacgTCTTCACATATTTAAACAATCGGGTGGGGAATAGTAAATGAGATGATGTTGTCGTTCTTGAGGACCTTTTTTTCTCGGGGTTTACAACTTTTCAGCATCATTGTTCTTTTAGATCCAATGAAGCGAATGAGATTCAATTACAAATGGGCTTTGATAACCAAGACTATATAAAATGAATACGACCCACTTCGCATCGAGTCAAGATGGCCGAGTTGGTCTAAGGCGCCAGTTTCAGGTACTGGTCCGAAAGGGCATGGGTTCGAATCCCATTCTTGACAACCCTCTTTTGTCCCctcactcttttctttttaataattattacttaataataaaattgtaattataATGATAAATGCAGCTTTCTCGGTAAAATTAAGCGGAGCGATGAACATTTGGCAACAAAAGGTGATATGAAGAGCTcacttcttttttaataataaaattgtaattatacccctctctcttttttttttaataataaagttGTAATTATAATGATAAATGCAGCTTTCTCAGTAAAATTAAGCGGAGCGATGAACATTTGGCAACAAAAGGTGATATGAAGAGCTCACTTTAAGTCCTTTTGACCCTTTTTAGTTTCTTCTTGCCTTCGTTATGGTTTGCCGTCTTTTCTCGTCTAGAATGATCTCCTCATCAATATAAGCACGTTAAGTAGCAACGACACCGATACTGACACTCTTTTTTTTCcgtctctcttttcttttttaataataaaaattgtaattATAATGACAAATGCAGCTTTCTCAGTAAAATTAAGCGGAGCAATGAACATTTGGCAACAAAAGGTGATATGAAGAGCTcacttctttttaataataaaattgtaattatacccctctctttttttttttttaataataaagttGTAATTATAATGATAAATGCAGCTTTCTCAGtaaaattaagttcttttttaataataaaattgaaattataatgaTAAATGCAGCTTTCTCGGTAAAATTAAGCGGAGCGATGAACATTTGGCAACAAAATGTGATATGAAGAGCTcacttcttttttaataataaaattgtaattatacccctctctctctcttttttaataataaagttGTAATTATAATGATAAATGCAGCTTTCTTAGTAAAATTAAGTGGAGCGATGAACATTTGGCAACAAAAGGTGATATGAAGAGCTCACTTTAAGTCCTTTTGACCCTTTTTAGTTTCTTCTTGCCGTCGTTATGGTTTGCCGTCTTTTCTCGTCTAGAATGATCTCCTCATCAATATAAGCACGTTAAGTAGCAACGACACCGATCTTGACACTCTTTTTTTCcgtctctcttttcttttttaataataaaaattgtaattATAATGACAAATGCAGCTTTCTCAGTAAAATTAAGCGAGCAATGAACATTTGGCAACAAAAGGTGATATGAAGAGCTCACTTTAATTCCTTTTGACCCTTTTTAGTTTCTTATTGCCATCGTTACGGTTTGATGTCTTTTCTCATCTAAAATAATTTCCTTCCTCATCAATATAAGCACGCTAAGTAGTACTGACACTGACACTAATATGCTGacactctttttttccctcttttcttttttaataaaaaaattgtaataataataataaatgcaGCTTTCTCAGTAAAATTAAGCAAAGCGATGAACATTTGGCAACAAAAGGTGATATGAAGAGCTCATTTTAATTCCTTTTGACTCTTTTTAGTTTCTTCTTGCCATCATTACGGTTTGCTGTCTTTTCTCATTTAGAATTATCTCCTTCCTCGTCAATATAAGCATGCTAAGTAGCACCAACACTGACGTGCGACGTAACACGATACAACACGCTAACActccttcctttttccctctctcttttcttttttaataataaaaattgtaattATAAGTAAAATTAAGCGGAGTGATGAACATTGGGCAACAAAAGGTGATATGAAGAGCTcactttatttccttttgaCCCTTATTAGTTTCTTCTTGCCATCGTTACGGTTTGCTGTCTTTTCTCGTCTAAAATGATCTCCTTCCTCATCAATATAAGCACGCTAAGTAGCATCGACACTACACatgcgacacgacacgccgatacgtcatttcttaaaaaacaaagaattccAATACGTTAGGACACGTtagatattaaatatatatttttatatatacataataaattttcatatttatgtttatttcaatcaaattaatttgattcaaattcataaataaataaataagcctataatgaatttacattaaaaatattaatccaccatttattaatatcagtcgttgttttaatttgacaaattcaactccaataatccataaaacttgaagaaaaaacaagtaattcacattctggactcgcgtgttagatatgttggaagaggagaaaaaaaaaactt
This Eucalyptus grandis isolate ANBG69807.140 chromosome 7, ASM1654582v1, whole genome shotgun sequence DNA region includes the following protein-coding sequences:
- the LOC104427711 gene encoding pentatricopeptide repeat-containing protein DOT4, chloroplastic-like, with the translated sequence MRPSLRHQWLTPLLHARITLPSVPHQSHLSTSSPFPHLCQGLSRFALSASPRRGVATVPVPVRAPGGPPWSSTVRNIDVEEDPLRVICFFSDAQRFRRSGYLRDPYVYASLIKACNKLSATLLGKSVHCWVLRRGLGDNVNVSNSLMHLYLSSRRFAGYARALFDGIPERTVVTVNCMISGLMKNGDFAAGLSLFRRVLGCSFGAVLRPNHVTLVTVIGGCVEFGQFKVGKVSHAYCWKVGLVVMIEVSNALMDLYAKSGFMDDADMIFSTVTCKDLVSWNTMLAGYARDHNFTKARALFKEMRAQNMLCDKVSLISMLVACANSRNCYTGRAIHAFIKTRGVEVSGALGAALISMYSKSGLIDCGKNVFDELSHHDLASLNSMIHAYVECGRSLEAISFIHAIRSSKLKPDEMTMLGLVSACRNSGEMCHSIDVESFFNQNDHLHGSIVLQNALIDMFAKCGCMPKAKSVLRNMVKRDIVSWTSIISGHAINGEGKEALAAFQQMVAENVVPNSVTFITVLSACAHSGLVDEGRRLYETMRHEYHIEPEIEHCGCMVDMFARAGLLEEAYKFVTNMPVECNAVIWRTLINGCRAYGDFDFGVDLVIRLMDRKAKKDAEDHVALSNIFAEAGRWNDVLKERGSMAARKAHKTPGKSLVPSST